A section of the Echeneis naucrates chromosome 12, fEcheNa1.1, whole genome shotgun sequence genome encodes:
- the camsap1a gene encoding calmodulin-regulated spectrin-associated protein 1a isoform X2 produces the protein MEAQVVPLELYDSARAKIDANLRWLFAKAYGIDNIAADLRDPFYTDQYEQEHIKPLIIRLLLSGELYCRVCGLILHAEQAASLQSHQSVIQALSRKGIYVLETDNTPISDLDLSSAPIKMSAHIHLIDALMMAYTVEMISIEKVVCSVKRFSNFSASKELPFDLEDAMVFWINKVNIKMREITEKELKMKQHLLEPSGHQKVRYRRDHLSGRTLQHFPLLDDLLKDVCDGTALLAVVHFYCPELIRLEDICLKEVPSIADSVYNIQLLREFSNEYLNKCFYLKPEDMLYSPPVLKNNVMVFIAELFWWFENVKPDFVQPRDLQEIRDVRLLLQPKGSQSHVPISNVTKRSFLTTSNSADVLTTPPSPEPSVKASSTSPSNSLLPLRQRQQKVLDESTSELRNRSNSLTHPDVKHQGSVLAWPERRQRPLSQPAPYALHFATEDDADSISLARSISKDSLASNIMCNTPKHMLGSAPHLPQHRLSGPTLLSHMHIEDEEEEIEEEELVAVIHPYTLSRHRLSSDMEQDELDIQTTASPLRASNTRCSPRFDTSQTTPDCQAEGYYLEPLMPAIPKTAKEKSISLNKQEESGESRCRAAAAVRKAAIVAPSASQRKAPSAELNRSIFTPIPVTESVPSALRPHTEGSVNISPPGKQQSEGFFLHLSGEPERCSPFSSTLEAGQDSDSDIADLEEDDEEDDQVELTREGMRKGKGKCSEEGQVFEFAEGESAKLREDLKVSERDDKEGGSGRSSPCLSSISCASSCSASGSAKMTSFAERKLLKLGLRDGFSSTSSSQKTTPDGSEINPCPPWQLRSDCSWLGKEPGSVLGSNIMGSPSVVPSELLQLHMQLEEQRRAIEYQKKKVETLSARQRLKLGKAAFLNIVKKGGGKSDTLPLPLKHSQESSELTAAERSKVKIQSCRDDSCLDSLKVQVKGGQPEGGQPTRDNRLPQDAGAESGLNECSRSIDLLNDAISSIQQQMMQLSLQQDLLMKQNVVSPPECAEPFPSTTSNKTQTALSTSESKSYAVHFVDIGGSNSYPSRRPPKLSSSQRSKTSERKQSKDSSKMVSAKSNTQPPECTTPPRESTSGDQQVWAAAESSRLERSIQRNSTFRVHDGTGEGPERLPDKSQSQDPPVIPSATISPTQEAEEHQADNSGKEALGGDESTKVKGQLIEVDLSELKEPPEDGSTDFTECAADGEQKNVLGFFFKDDEKAEDEMAKRRAAFLLKQQRKAEEARLRKLQQEAESELKRDEARRKAEEERVRKEEEKARRELIKQEYLRRKQQALMEEQGLVKPRPRTKSRRNRPKSLHREESNSLSIGSATRNSLKVSMLIKAQSSAAGCRGADLSCSHRGSTLSLATEADSVMSGGAESKRAGSVCSMESFPVLSRASSRNMERDWENGSIASSITSTEYNGPKLFKEPSSKSNKPIIINAIAHCCLAGKVNEAQKNIVLEELEKCESNHLIILFRDGGCQFRAVYSYSPDTEEIIKFMGTGPRTISRKMIDKLYKYSSDRKQFTVIPAKSVSVSVDALTIHNHLWQVKRPGSARRK, from the exons ACAACATTGCAGCAGACCTGCGTGATCCGTTCTACACCGATCAGTATGAGCAGGAACACATCAAGCCTCTGATCATCCGCCTGCTCCTGTCCGGAGAGCTCTACTGCCGGGTGTGTGGGCTCATCCTGCACGCTGAGCAGGCTGCCTCGCTCCAAAGCCACCAGTCTGTCATCCAAGCCCTGTCCAGGAAAGGCATCTACGTCCTGGAGACTGACAACACACCCATTTCTGATCTGGACCTCAGCTCAGCTCCAATAAAGATG AGCGCCCACATCCACCTCATTGACGCCCTGATGATGGCTTATACTGTGGAGATGATCAGCATAGAGAAGGTGGTGTGCAGTGTCAAGCGCTTTTCAAACTTCAGTGCCTCCAAGGAGCTGCCTTTTGACCTGGAGGACGCCATGGTCTTCTGGATCAACAAG GTGAACATAAAGATGAGAGAGATCACagaaaaagaactgaaaatgaagcagcatCTTCTGGAGCCGTCCGGTCACCAGAAG GTGCGCTACCGTAGAGATCATCTGTCAGGTCGGACACTTCAGCACTTCCCCCTGTTGGACGACTTGTTGAAGGACGTGTGTGACGGCACGGCTCTGCTGGCTGTGGTGCACTTCTACTGCCCCGAACTCATCAGACTGGAAG ATATCTGTCTGAAGGAGGTTCCCTCTATAGCAGACAGTGTGTACAACATCCAACTACTGAGGGAGTTTTCCAACGAGTACCTGAACAAATGCTTCTACCTGAAGCCTGAGGACATGCTGTATTCTCCACCAGTACTGAAG AACAACGTGATGGTCTTTATTGCTGAGCTTTTCTGGTGGTTTGAGAATGTGAAGCCAGATTTTGTCCAACCCAGGGACCTTCAGGAAATCAGAGATG TGAGATTGCTGCTGCAGCCTAAAGGCTCTCAATCCCACGTTCCCATCTCCAACGTGACAAAGCGTAGTTTCCTGACGACGTCGAACTCAGCGGATGTCTTGACGACACCCCCGAGCCCTGAGCCCAG TGTTAAAGCAAGCTCAACAAGTCCATCGAACTCTTTACTGCccctgagacagagacagcagaagGTACTCGATGAGAGCACTTCAG AGCTGAGAAATAGATCCAACTCTTTGACACATCCAGATGTGAAGCACCAGGGCTCAGTGCTGGCCTGGCCAGAGAGGAGGCAAAG GCCTTTATCCCAGCCTGCGCCCTACGCCCTCCATTTTGCCACGGAAGACGACGCAGACAGTATCAGCCTCGCTCGCTCCATCAGCAAGGACAGCTTGGCCTCTAACATCATGTGCAATACGCCGAAGCACATGCTGGGATCAGCTCCTCATCTGCCTCAGCACAGACTGAGTGGTCCGACCCTGCTTAGTCACATGCACatagaagatgaagaagaggaaatcGAAGAGGAGGAACTGGTTGCTGTTATCCACCCTTACACATTGTCGCGGCATCGACTTAGCAGTGACATGGAACAAGATGAGCTGGATATCCAAACTACAGCCTCCCCCTTAAGGGCTTCTAATACCCGCTGCTCTCCTCGTTTTGACACTAGTCAAACAACTCCAGACTGCCAGGCAGAAGGCTACTATCTGGAGCCTTTGATGCCTGCTATCCCCAAGACAGCCAAAGAGAAGAGTATCAGCCTGAACAAGCAGGAGGAAAGCGGAGAGAGTCGCTGtcgagctgcagcagctgttagGAAAGCAGCCATCGTGGCTCCAAGCGCCTCTCAGAGGAAAGCCCCTTCTGCTGAGTTAAACAGAAGCATCTTTACACCCATACCTGTCACAGAATCAGTGCCTAGCGCTCTGAGGCCACACACAGAGGGCTCAGTAAACATCTCCCCGCCTGGGAAGCAACAGTCCGAAggcttttttcttcatttgtcaggAGAGCCAGAACGCTGCAGTCCTTTCTCCTCTACACTCGAAGCAGGGCAGGACTCCGACTCAGACATAGCAGACCTTGAGGAAGACGATGAGGAGGACGATCAGGTGGAGCTGACGAGAGAAGGgatgaggaaaggaaaggggaaATGCTCGGAGGAAGGGCAGGTGTTTGAATTTGCGGAGGGTGAATCAGCCAAGCTGAGAGAAGACTTGAAGGTTAGTGAGCGGGACGATAAGGAAGGTGGCAGTGGACGCTCAAGCCCTTGTCTCAGCTCCATATCCTGTGCAAGCAGCTGTAGTGCTTCAGGCAGTGCTAAGATGACAAGCTTTGCAGAAAGAAAGCTCCTTAAACTTGGCCTCCGTGATGGATTTTCAAGTACCAGCAGCTCTCAGAAGACCACACCAGATGGGTCTGAGATCAACCCCTGCCCTCCTTGGCAGCTGAGGAGTGACTGCAGTTGGCTTGGTAAggagcctggttctgtcctgGGGAGTAATATTATGGGGAGTCCCTCAGTAGTGCCTTCAGAGCTGCTGCAACTTCACATGCAGCTAGAAGAGCAAAGACGTGCGATAGAGTACCAAAAGAAGAAGGTGGAGACTCTATCAGCACGGCAGAGACTAAAGCTCGGTAAAGCTGCGTTCTTGAACATCGTCAAGAAGGGTGGGGGGAAAAGCGAcacacttcctcttcccctAAAACATTCCCAGGAATCCTCAGAACTAACGGCTGCTGAAAGGAGTAAAGTGAAGATCCAGTCCTGCAGGGATGACTCCTGTCTTGATTCCCTGAAGGTTCAGGTGAAGGGCGGTCAACCAGAGGGAGGACAGCCGACAAGAGACAACAGACTGCCTCAAGACGCTGGGGCTGAATCCGGCTTGAATGAATGTTCTCGCTCCATAGATCTCCTCAATGACGCTATCAGTTCCATCCAGCAGCAGATGATGCAGCTCTCCTTACAGCAAGACCTGCTGATGAAGCAGAATGTGGTCTCACCTCCAGAATGTGCCGAACCCTTCCCTAGCACAACATCCAACAAGACACAAACAGCACTCTCTACCTCAGAGTCCAAATCTTACGCCGTCCACTTTGTAGATATCGGTGGCAGTAATTCTTATCCTTCCCGTCGTCCTCCCAAGCTTAGCTCCAGCCAACGCAGTAAAACCTcggagagaaaacagagcaaagacaGCAGCAAGATGGTGTCTGCCAAGTCTAATACTCAGCCCCCAGAGTGCACGACCCCTCCAAGAGAAAGTACCAGTGGAGACCAGCAGGTGTGGGCTGCTGCAGAAAGCTCAAGGCTCGAGAGAAGCATTCAGAGAAACAGCACCTTCAGAGTCCATGATGGCACAGGAGAAGGACCTGAGCGCCTCCCAGACAAATCCCAGTCCCAAGATCCACCAGTCATCCCCAGTGCAACCATATCACCCACACAGGAAGCAGAAGAGCACCAAGCTGACAACTCAGGAAAAGAGGCTTTGGGTGGAGATGAGAGTACCAAGGTCAAAGGCCAGCTGATTGAGGTCGACTTGTCGGAGCTTAAAGAGCCTCCAGAGGATGGAAGCACAGATTTTACAGAGTGCGCAGCAGATGGCGAGCAGAAAAATGTGCTGGGCTTCTTCTTTAAG GATGATGAGAAAGCAGAGGATGAAATGGCAAAACGTCGTGCTGCCTTCCTCCTCAAACAACAGCGCAAAGCTGAAGAGGCCAGACTACGGAAACTACAACAGGAAGCCGAGAGTGAGCTCAAACGGGACGAGGCCAG GCGTAAGGCAGAGGAGGAGCGTGTCCgtaaggaagaggagaaggcaCGACGAGAGCTGATTAAGCAGGAATACCTGCGGAGGAAGCAGCAAGCGCTGATGGAAGAGCAGGGTCTGGTCAAACCCCGTCCAAGGACTAAATCCCGCAGGAACAGGCCGAAATCCCTGCACCGCGAAGAGTCCAACAGCCTCTCCATAGGATCCGCCACAC GTAATTCTCTGAAGGTGTCCATGTTGATCAAAGCCCAGAGCTCAGCAGCAGGCTGCAGGGGAG CTGATCTGAGCTGCAGTCATCGAGGATCAACGCTGTCTTTGGCGACAGAGGCAGACAGCGTCATGTCTGGAGGGGCAGAATCTAAGAG GGCTGGATCTGTGTGCTCGATGGAGTCTTTTCCTGTGCTGAGCAGGGCAtccagcaggaacatggagcgGGACTGGGAGAACGGCTCCATAGCTTCTTCCATCACTTCAACCGAGTACAACG GTCCAAAACTCTTCAAGGAGCCAAGCTCCAAATCCAACAAGCCAATCATCATCAACGCCATCGCTCACTGCTGCCTGGCTGGAAAAGTTAACGAGGCCCAGAAAAACATTGTTCTGGAG